From a single Octopus sinensis linkage group LG5, ASM634580v1, whole genome shotgun sequence genomic region:
- the LOC115212306 gene encoding leucine-rich repeat-containing G-protein coupled receptor 4-like isoform X2 — protein MNWILLFTKKVKWKKMMKVLLWIPDTVVIVLLFILFPCNNHTQATTCPLLCECLQDYYVYCDDQGITPDMLKRMAEKIPRQARYIDLSQNKLNTVPTEIFEHFSKVHHLNLAVNQIKELTPGLFSNLTSLIKLNLQANLLSQLKSNLLSGLSELEELHLECNYIETIGNDSFSGLLNLKRLYLFKNNVGMIYQNSFRGLQSLHILDASNNAIFQISDYSFLDLRHLTTLQLNSNQIDSIAMFTFAGLDKLEELFLDGNRISELKPESLSTFGKSLRILSLNDNEIFLIKPNTFTKLPKLRKLFLNTNLLSEFQLETFKGVDNLREIHIRKNKFEYLPKNILMGANHIYYADFSDNLISSINTDAFANFRESVRYLFLQNNRLKELHAGMFRRMVYLRELNVSENRISVIKENVFQTLRNLRILNLSGNKLTHITPSDLIGAKSLEKLYLHSNPLESFHGFRFSNQESFTFVTMNLTLSDISPFSMTISWPFKGGTQIYWTMTGICLNRSSSCAFREQSTYFPAFKTSIYIDKLQPSSLYYVCVNPVFLSSHAQVVQCLHVRTPINSYKPFVQTTAAQVVNYSPTRITLSLVTYLLIIFIIYSS, from the coding sequence gtGAAatggaagaagatgatgaaggtaTTGCTGTGGATTCCTGACACAGTGGTCATTGTCCTACTGTTTATTTTGTTTCCATGTAACAACCACACACAGGCAACTACTTGTCCATTGTTGTGTGAGTGCTTGCAGGATTACTATGTCTATTGCGATGATCAAGGTATTACACCTGATATGTTAAAGAGAATGGCAGAAAAAATTCCCAGACAAGCCCGATATATTGATCTTAGCCAGAATAAACTCAACACTGTACCAACTGAGATTTTTGAGCACTTTTCTAAGGTTCATCACCTGAACTTGGCTGTTAACCAAATTAAGGAATTAACTCCTGGCTTATTCAGTAATCTGACCAGTTTGATCAAATTAAACTTACAAGCAAACCTGTTGTCACAACTGAAATCTAATTTACTAAGTGGGCTTTCTGAACTTGAAGAACTGCATTTGGAATGTAACTATATTGAAACAATCGGTAATGATTCCTTTTCTGGTCTTCTCAATCTGAAAAGATTATACCTTTTCAAAAACAATGTTGGAATGATTTACCAAAACAGCTTTCGAGGTTTGCAGTCTCTCCATATACTGGATGCTTCTAACAATGCAATATTTCAGATTTCTGATTATAGCTTTCTTGATTTGAGGCATCTTACTACTTTACAACTTAACAGTAATCAAATTGATTCAATTGCCATGTTCACATTTGCTGGCCTTGATAAACTTGAAGAGTTGTTCTTGGATGGAAATCGAATTTCAGAATTAAAACCAGAGTCTTTATCAACATTTGGAAAAAGCTTGAGAATTCTTTctttaaatgataatgaaatatttttaatcaaaCCCAATACATTTACCAAATTGCCCAAACTACGGAAACTATTTTTGAACACTAATTTATTATCAGAATTTCAACTTGAAACATTTAAAGGAGTTGACAATTTGAGAGAAATTCACATACGCAAGAATAAATTTGAATATCTccctaaaaatatattaatgggtGCCAAccatatatattatgcagattTTAGTGACAATCTTATTTCATCCATAAACACTGATGCATTTGCCAATTTCCGTGAAAGTGTTCGTTACTTGTTTTTGCAAAATAATCGCTTAAAAGAGCTGCATGCTGGCATGTTTCGTCGTATGGTTTATCTTCGAGAACTTAATGTCTCGGAGAATAGAATATCTGTGATTAAAGAGAATGTGTTTCAGACATTACGCAATCTGCGAATTTTGAATTTGTCAGGAAATAAACTGACACACATCACACCAAGTGATTTGATAGGTGCAAAATCTCTGGAGAAACTATATCTCCATTCTAATCCTTTAGAGAGTTTTCATGGATTTAGATTTAGTAATCAGGAAAGTTTTACATTTGTCACAATGAATTTAACTCTTTCAGACATTTCACCTTTTTCTATGACTATCAGCTGGCCCTTCAAAGGTGGGACACAGATCTATTGGACAATGACAGGGATTTGTTTAAACAGATCTTCATCCTGTGCATTTCGAGAACAATCCACCTATTTTCCTGCATTTAAAACTTCAATATACATTGACAAACTTCAGCCATCATCTCTGTATTATGTTTGTGTTAACCCTGTTTTCTTGTCATCTCATGCACAAGTCGTACAATGCCTTCATGTACGAACTCCCATCAATTCATATAAGCCCTTTGTCCAAACAACGGCAGCACAAGTTGTCAATTATAGTCCTACTCGCATTACACTCAGTCTTGTGACTTATTtactcatcatttttattatttattcttcataa
- the LOC115212306 gene encoding toll-like receptor Tollo isoform X1: MFKYAYRTLDYGHAGASRSKVLANQINSSIYFSQVKWKKMMKVLLWIPDTVVIVLLFILFPCNNHTQATTCPLLCECLQDYYVYCDDQGITPDMLKRMAEKIPRQARYIDLSQNKLNTVPTEIFEHFSKVHHLNLAVNQIKELTPGLFSNLTSLIKLNLQANLLSQLKSNLLSGLSELEELHLECNYIETIGNDSFSGLLNLKRLYLFKNNVGMIYQNSFRGLQSLHILDASNNAIFQISDYSFLDLRHLTTLQLNSNQIDSIAMFTFAGLDKLEELFLDGNRISELKPESLSTFGKSLRILSLNDNEIFLIKPNTFTKLPKLRKLFLNTNLLSEFQLETFKGVDNLREIHIRKNKFEYLPKNILMGANHIYYADFSDNLISSINTDAFANFRESVRYLFLQNNRLKELHAGMFRRMVYLRELNVSENRISVIKENVFQTLRNLRILNLSGNKLTHITPSDLIGAKSLEKLYLHSNPLESFHGFRFSNQESFTFVTMNLTLSDISPFSMTISWPFKGGTQIYWTMTGICLNRSSSCAFREQSTYFPAFKTSIYIDKLQPSSLYYVCVNPVFLSSHAQVVQCLHVRTPINSYKPFVQTTAAQVVNYSPTRITLSLVTYLLIIFIIYSS; this comes from the coding sequence gtGAAatggaagaagatgatgaaggtaTTGCTGTGGATTCCTGACACAGTGGTCATTGTCCTACTGTTTATTTTGTTTCCATGTAACAACCACACACAGGCAACTACTTGTCCATTGTTGTGTGAGTGCTTGCAGGATTACTATGTCTATTGCGATGATCAAGGTATTACACCTGATATGTTAAAGAGAATGGCAGAAAAAATTCCCAGACAAGCCCGATATATTGATCTTAGCCAGAATAAACTCAACACTGTACCAACTGAGATTTTTGAGCACTTTTCTAAGGTTCATCACCTGAACTTGGCTGTTAACCAAATTAAGGAATTAACTCCTGGCTTATTCAGTAATCTGACCAGTTTGATCAAATTAAACTTACAAGCAAACCTGTTGTCACAACTGAAATCTAATTTACTAAGTGGGCTTTCTGAACTTGAAGAACTGCATTTGGAATGTAACTATATTGAAACAATCGGTAATGATTCCTTTTCTGGTCTTCTCAATCTGAAAAGATTATACCTTTTCAAAAACAATGTTGGAATGATTTACCAAAACAGCTTTCGAGGTTTGCAGTCTCTCCATATACTGGATGCTTCTAACAATGCAATATTTCAGATTTCTGATTATAGCTTTCTTGATTTGAGGCATCTTACTACTTTACAACTTAACAGTAATCAAATTGATTCAATTGCCATGTTCACATTTGCTGGCCTTGATAAACTTGAAGAGTTGTTCTTGGATGGAAATCGAATTTCAGAATTAAAACCAGAGTCTTTATCAACATTTGGAAAAAGCTTGAGAATTCTTTctttaaatgataatgaaatatttttaatcaaaCCCAATACATTTACCAAATTGCCCAAACTACGGAAACTATTTTTGAACACTAATTTATTATCAGAATTTCAACTTGAAACATTTAAAGGAGTTGACAATTTGAGAGAAATTCACATACGCAAGAATAAATTTGAATATCTccctaaaaatatattaatgggtGCCAAccatatatattatgcagattTTAGTGACAATCTTATTTCATCCATAAACACTGATGCATTTGCCAATTTCCGTGAAAGTGTTCGTTACTTGTTTTTGCAAAATAATCGCTTAAAAGAGCTGCATGCTGGCATGTTTCGTCGTATGGTTTATCTTCGAGAACTTAATGTCTCGGAGAATAGAATATCTGTGATTAAAGAGAATGTGTTTCAGACATTACGCAATCTGCGAATTTTGAATTTGTCAGGAAATAAACTGACACACATCACACCAAGTGATTTGATAGGTGCAAAATCTCTGGAGAAACTATATCTCCATTCTAATCCTTTAGAGAGTTTTCATGGATTTAGATTTAGTAATCAGGAAAGTTTTACATTTGTCACAATGAATTTAACTCTTTCAGACATTTCACCTTTTTCTATGACTATCAGCTGGCCCTTCAAAGGTGGGACACAGATCTATTGGACAATGACAGGGATTTGTTTAAACAGATCTTCATCCTGTGCATTTCGAGAACAATCCACCTATTTTCCTGCATTTAAAACTTCAATATACATTGACAAACTTCAGCCATCATCTCTGTATTATGTTTGTGTTAACCCTGTTTTCTTGTCATCTCATGCACAAGTCGTACAATGCCTTCATGTACGAACTCCCATCAATTCATATAAGCCCTTTGTCCAAACAACGGCAGCACAAGTTGTCAATTATAGTCCTACTCGCATTACACTCAGTCTTGTGACTTATTtactcatcatttttattatttattcttcataa
- the LOC115212306 gene encoding leucine-rich repeat-containing G-protein coupled receptor 4-like isoform X3, whose amino-acid sequence MFKYAYRVKWKKMMKVLLWIPDTVVIVLLFILFPCNNHTQATTCPLLCECLQDYYVYCDDQGITPDMLKRMAEKIPRQARYIDLSQNKLNTVPTEIFEHFSKVHHLNLAVNQIKELTPGLFSNLTSLIKLNLQANLLSQLKSNLLSGLSELEELHLECNYIETIGNDSFSGLLNLKRLYLFKNNVGMIYQNSFRGLQSLHILDASNNAIFQISDYSFLDLRHLTTLQLNSNQIDSIAMFTFAGLDKLEELFLDGNRISELKPESLSTFGKSLRILSLNDNEIFLIKPNTFTKLPKLRKLFLNTNLLSEFQLETFKGVDNLREIHIRKNKFEYLPKNILMGANHIYYADFSDNLISSINTDAFANFRESVRYLFLQNNRLKELHAGMFRRMVYLRELNVSENRISVIKENVFQTLRNLRILNLSGNKLTHITPSDLIGAKSLEKLYLHSNPLESFHGFRFSNQESFTFVTMNLTLSDISPFSMTISWPFKGGTQIYWTMTGICLNRSSSCAFREQSTYFPAFKTSIYIDKLQPSSLYYVCVNPVFLSSHAQVVQCLHVRTPINSYKPFVQTTAAQVVNYSPTRITLSLVTYLLIIFIIYSS is encoded by the coding sequence gtGAAatggaagaagatgatgaaggtaTTGCTGTGGATTCCTGACACAGTGGTCATTGTCCTACTGTTTATTTTGTTTCCATGTAACAACCACACACAGGCAACTACTTGTCCATTGTTGTGTGAGTGCTTGCAGGATTACTATGTCTATTGCGATGATCAAGGTATTACACCTGATATGTTAAAGAGAATGGCAGAAAAAATTCCCAGACAAGCCCGATATATTGATCTTAGCCAGAATAAACTCAACACTGTACCAACTGAGATTTTTGAGCACTTTTCTAAGGTTCATCACCTGAACTTGGCTGTTAACCAAATTAAGGAATTAACTCCTGGCTTATTCAGTAATCTGACCAGTTTGATCAAATTAAACTTACAAGCAAACCTGTTGTCACAACTGAAATCTAATTTACTAAGTGGGCTTTCTGAACTTGAAGAACTGCATTTGGAATGTAACTATATTGAAACAATCGGTAATGATTCCTTTTCTGGTCTTCTCAATCTGAAAAGATTATACCTTTTCAAAAACAATGTTGGAATGATTTACCAAAACAGCTTTCGAGGTTTGCAGTCTCTCCATATACTGGATGCTTCTAACAATGCAATATTTCAGATTTCTGATTATAGCTTTCTTGATTTGAGGCATCTTACTACTTTACAACTTAACAGTAATCAAATTGATTCAATTGCCATGTTCACATTTGCTGGCCTTGATAAACTTGAAGAGTTGTTCTTGGATGGAAATCGAATTTCAGAATTAAAACCAGAGTCTTTATCAACATTTGGAAAAAGCTTGAGAATTCTTTctttaaatgataatgaaatatttttaatcaaaCCCAATACATTTACCAAATTGCCCAAACTACGGAAACTATTTTTGAACACTAATTTATTATCAGAATTTCAACTTGAAACATTTAAAGGAGTTGACAATTTGAGAGAAATTCACATACGCAAGAATAAATTTGAATATCTccctaaaaatatattaatgggtGCCAAccatatatattatgcagattTTAGTGACAATCTTATTTCATCCATAAACACTGATGCATTTGCCAATTTCCGTGAAAGTGTTCGTTACTTGTTTTTGCAAAATAATCGCTTAAAAGAGCTGCATGCTGGCATGTTTCGTCGTATGGTTTATCTTCGAGAACTTAATGTCTCGGAGAATAGAATATCTGTGATTAAAGAGAATGTGTTTCAGACATTACGCAATCTGCGAATTTTGAATTTGTCAGGAAATAAACTGACACACATCACACCAAGTGATTTGATAGGTGCAAAATCTCTGGAGAAACTATATCTCCATTCTAATCCTTTAGAGAGTTTTCATGGATTTAGATTTAGTAATCAGGAAAGTTTTACATTTGTCACAATGAATTTAACTCTTTCAGACATTTCACCTTTTTCTATGACTATCAGCTGGCCCTTCAAAGGTGGGACACAGATCTATTGGACAATGACAGGGATTTGTTTAAACAGATCTTCATCCTGTGCATTTCGAGAACAATCCACCTATTTTCCTGCATTTAAAACTTCAATATACATTGACAAACTTCAGCCATCATCTCTGTATTATGTTTGTGTTAACCCTGTTTTCTTGTCATCTCATGCACAAGTCGTACAATGCCTTCATGTACGAACTCCCATCAATTCATATAAGCCCTTTGTCCAAACAACGGCAGCACAAGTTGTCAATTATAGTCCTACTCGCATTACACTCAGTCTTGTGACTTATTtactcatcatttttattatttattcttcataa